GCCGCCGATCAGAACCTCGGCCCCTTCCTCGCGGCCGATCTGGACGTACGACGTGATCTTGTCGAGCTGACCCTGCGACACCTGCGCGCCGACCTGGGTCTCGGTGTCCAGCGGGTTGCCCTGCTTGATCGCGGCGATCCGGTCCAGGCAGCGGCTCATGAACGCGTCGTAGATGTCCTCCTGGATCAGCGCCCGCGACGGGCACGTGCAGACCTCGCCCTTGTTGAACGCGTACAGCACGAGCCCTTCGACCGCCTTGTCCAGGAACTTGTCGTCGTGCGCCATCACGTCGCCGAAGAAGATGTTCGGGCTCTTGCCACCGAGCTCGACCGTCGACGGGATCAGGTTCTGCGCGGCGTACTGCATGATCAGCCGGCCGGTGACGGTCTCACCGGTGAATCCGATCTTGGCGATCCGGGGACTCGTGGCCAGCGCCTTGCCGATCTCGGCACCCGGGCCGGTGATCACGTTCATCACGCCGGGCGGCACGATGTCACCGATCACTTCGGCGAGCTTGAGGATCGACCACGGTGTCGGCGACGCCGGCTTCATCACCGAGCAGTTGCCCGCGGCCCAGGCCGGAGCCAGCTTCCAGGCGGCCATCAGCAGCGGGAAGTTGAACGGAATGATCTGACCGACGACACCGAGCGGCTCCCGGAAGTGGTACGCGACCAGGTCCTTGTCGATCTCCGTCGTCCGCCCCTCCTCGGCCCGAACGGCGCCGGCGAAGTACCGGAAGTGGTCGACGACCAGTGGGATGTCCGCGTTCAGGGTCTCGCGGACCGGCTTGCCGTTCTCCCAGCTCTCGGCGACGGCCAGCATCTCCTTGTTCGCCTCGACCGCGTCGGCGACCGCGTTCAGGACCTCGGCGCGCTCGGACGCGGACTTCTCACCCCAGGCGTCCTTGGCCGCGTGCGCGGCGTCCAGCGCCAGTTCCACGTCCGCCTCGGTCGACTGTGCGACCTCCGTGATCGGCTCGGCCGTGGCCGGCGTCAGGTCGACCCGATAGTGCCCCTCCGACGGTGCCACCCAGCGGCCACCGATGAAGTTCTCGTACCGCGGCTTGACCTCGACCGGACTGCCTTCTCTTCCAGGTGCGATGTACTGCATGATGCCTTCTCCTTCGCTCGACGCGCCCATGTACTTTCGAGCGAACGCCCGTCCCGCTCGCGCCCGTAGGGCCGAAGGTCCTATCCCGGCCTGCCGCTGATGTGATCTGCGCGACGTCAGGTGCCGGTGTCGCGGTGGAATGCCTCGACCGCGGTGGGGAGGGTGTAAAAGACGCGGTCGGAGCCGAGGCGCCCGAGGAATCCGGCCGCGTCGAGGTCGTCTCGGAGGTCCTGCTTGACGCGGACGAGTGCGAGCACGACGCCGCGGGCCTCGAGCTCCTCGCGGAGGGTGTCGAGGACGTCGATCGCGGTGATGTCGATCTCGACGTTGGCCTCGGCGTTCAGCAGCAACCAACGGACCGGCGTCGGCGCGTCGTCCACCGCGGCCAGCGCGCGGCGACGGAAGTCGTTGGCGTTGGCGAAGAACAACGGTGAGTCGTAGCGGTAGACGACCAGACCGGGGACCGGGCGGGCGTCGGGGTAGTCGTCGATGTCGTGCATGCCCGCGATGCCGGGGACGTAGCCGAGAATGCCGTCGTGCGGCCGGGCGACGCGACGCAGTATGTCGAGCACCGACAGCGCCACAGCGACGAGTACGCCGTACAGCACATCCAGTGCGATCACGCCGACGGTCGTTGCCAACGCCAACAACAGCTCGCTGCGGCGGAAAGAGGCGATCCTGCGGAACTCCGACAGCTCGATCAGCCGCAGAGCGGCGTACACGATCAGGGCACCCAGCGCCGGGATCGGGAAGGTGGACAACAGCGGCCCTGCGAACAGGAGCGTCGCGAGGATAGCGACCGCGGCTGCCAGCGAGTACACCTGGCTCCTCGCCCCGGCGGCCTCGGCGAGCGCGGTCCGGCTGCCGCTGCTGCTGATCGGGAACCCCTGCAGTACTCCGGCAGACACGTTCGACAGACCGAGAACGAGAAACTCGCGATCCGGATCGATGCGCTCGCCGCGGCCCGCGAACGCCCGAGCGGTCAGCACGGTGTCGGTGTAGCCGACCAGCGCAACGCCGAGCGCCGCGAGTGCCAGCAGTCCGATGTCGCTCCCATCCACGCCTGGCAGGCGCGGTTCCGGCAGACCGCTCGGCACCGCGCCGACGAGCCGCACTCCACTGTCGCCCAGGTCACCGGCCCACGTCACCGCCGCGGCGAGCGCGACCACGATGAGCGGACCGGGCAGCCGAGGCGTCCAACGCGCGAGCGCCAACAGCAGTGCGATCGCGACGACCGACAGCGCCACCGGAGCCACTTGCCACTCTCCGATCAGCCGGATCGCGGACAACACCTCGGCCGGCGGCGAGTCACCATCCACCGGGGCACCGGTCAGCCGGCCGAGCTGGCTGGTCATCATGATCACCGCGATCCCGGCCAAGTACCCGACCAGCACCGGCTTGGACAACAGATCCGCGAGGAAGCCGAGGCGGGCGACCCAGCAGATCAGGCACACTGCCCCGACCAGTAGCGCCAGCAGAGCGGCCAGACCGGCGTACCGGACCGGATCACCGGCGGCCAGCGGGGCAATCGCCGTCGCCGTCAACAGCGCGGTCGTCGACTCCGGACCGAGCGAAAGGATTCGCGAGGAGCCGAGGCCGAAATACAACACGAGCGGCACGAGCGCGGCCCACAGCCCTGTGACAGCCGGCAGGCCGGCCAGCTGCGCGTACGCCATCACCTGCGGCACGAAGTACGCCGCCACCGTGACACCCGCAACCACATCCGACCGCAGCCAGCTCAGACGATACCCACGCAACGTCGCGACCCCCGGTACCGAGAACGTCATCACGTGGCCCCCTGAGCGCTCGCTTCCCGAATCATTCTGCCCGGTGATGCGCGCCGACCGGATCAGGACACTGCCGACTGCTCCTCAGCTGGTCAATCGGCGTTGGAGGAGGACCGCGGCGAGGGCGAGCATGCCCACGGTGAAGGCCGCCAGTACGGCGAGGTTGGTCGCGATGTCGACGACGCCGCCGTCCCGGGACAGCACGGTGATCCAGGCGTCCACCGCCCACGCGTGGGGCGTGACGTGTCCGAGCGTCCGGACCGCATCCGGAACGATGGCCAGCGGCCACATGCAACCACCGAGCATGCCGAACGCGATCCCGATGACGGGGCCGATCGCGGATGCCTGGTCCGGCGTCTTGAAGACGGCCCCAGCGAGCATGCCTGCCCCTGTCCCCACGAGCGCCCAGCTGCCGATCAGCGTGGCCGCGGCCAGCGGGTCACCCCAGCTGACACCGAACAGCAGAGCGCCGACCGCGACGATCAGGACGGACTGGAGCACCGAGAACGTCAGATAGCACAATGCCTCACCCAGCACCAGGCTCCGCACCCGGATCGGCGCTGCCTGGGCCCGGCTGTAGATGCCGAGCTGCCTGGTCTGCACGATCGCGGCACCACCGGCGAGCGCGTTGATGAAGACGAAGACCACCAGCATCGTCGGCGCGCTGTAGCTGAAGCCGAGCGGGAGGAAGTCGCTCCCGGTCGCGACGTTCTCGGTGCTGATGCCGATGCGCGGTGTCACCGGCTGAAGTGCGGTTGCTTTCGGCAACTGCTGTGCGGCCGTGGTTCCCGTCATCCGGGCTGCGAACGCCGCGGCCTGTACCCGCTCCGCATGCCGCGCGACCGCGGCCCCGACCGCCGAACGTACGGCGGCCTGCGTCGACTCGGCACCACCCGCCAGCACTGGGATACGAACCTCGTCACCTGCCAGGAGGCTGGCGTCCAGACCGGCCGGAATCAGTACGACGGCGTCGAGCTCGCCGCGGCGGAGCGCCGTACGAGCGGCTGCCTCGTCCGTCATGGTGTGCAGCGGCCCAGCAGCCTTCAGCTCGTCGACGAGGCCGGACGCAAGACCGGACCGCCGGCCGTCGAGCACGCCGATCCGGAATCCTCCTGGGTTCTGTACGACGGCGCCGACGACGACGATGATCACGACAGGGAGCACCACGATGAAGAACAACGCGGTTCGGTCGCGCAGGATCCGGCGCAGCGAGGCTCCGGCCACAGTCAGTACGGTCCTCACTCCGACCTCCAGCGGATGACGAGAGCAGCCACCGCTCCGAGAGCGCCGGCCATCCCGAGAATGATCAGTACGGGTTGGATCGCGCTGGTCGCCGCGGCACCGGTGGCGAGATCGGTGAACCCCCGAAGCGCCCAGCCGTTGGGGGTCAGCAGAGCAAGCGTGCGCAGCGTCTCTGGTGCCTGGCTGACCAGGACGAAGTTGCCGCCGAGCAGCAACAGCGCGAAGGTCACCATCGACGCGATACCGTCCGCCTGCCGTTCGGTCCCGGCCACGGCGACGACGAGAGCCGTGAAGGCGACGAGAACGGCCGACAGGGCGATGATCAGCGCCGCGGCCGGGAGCACCGGCCCCCATCGCGCGCCGAAGGCCAGCGAGGAGACGACCGCGAGCGTGCCCAGGCTGGCAACGCTGTAGACGAACACGGCGAGCGACTTCCCGAGCAGTACAGCGCCACGGCGTACCGGCGCCGCCGCGATCCGCTCCAAGGTCCCGGTGCGCGCCTCGGCGAAGTAACTGCGCGCGGTGAAGCCGATCGCGAACAGCACGAACAGGATCCCCATCGCGGGTGCGTAGTAGCTCGCGGTC
This Kribbella sp. NBC_00482 DNA region includes the following protein-coding sequences:
- a CDS encoding aldehyde dehydrogenase family protein, producing the protein MMQYIAPGREGSPVEVKPRYENFIGGRWVAPSEGHYRVDLTPATAEPITEVAQSTEADVELALDAAHAAKDAWGEKSASERAEVLNAVADAVEANKEMLAVAESWENGKPVRETLNADIPLVVDHFRYFAGAVRAEEGRTTEIDKDLVAYHFREPLGVVGQIIPFNFPLLMAAWKLAPAWAAGNCSVMKPASPTPWSILKLAEVIGDIVPPGVMNVITGPGAEIGKALATSPRIAKIGFTGETVTGRLIMQYAAQNLIPSTVELGGKSPNIFFGDVMAHDDKFLDKAVEGLVLYAFNKGEVCTCPSRALIQEDIYDAFMSRCLDRIAAIKQGNPLDTETQVGAQVSQGQLDKITSYVQIGREEGAEVLIGGERAKIDGDFAEGYYFQPTVLRGHNKMRVFQEEIFGPVLAVTTFKDEAEALEIANDTLYGLGAGVWTRDGSRAYRMGRGIKAGRVWTNCFHQYPAGAAFGGYKISGIGRENHRMMLDHYSQTKNLLVSYSDEPLGLF
- a CDS encoding SulP family inorganic anion transporter, with the translated sequence MTFSVPGVATLRGYRLSWLRSDVVAGVTVAAYFVPQVMAYAQLAGLPAVTGLWAALVPLVLYFGLGSSRILSLGPESTTALLTATAIAPLAAGDPVRYAGLAALLALLVGAVCLICWVARLGFLADLLSKPVLVGYLAGIAVIMMTSQLGRLTGAPVDGDSPPAEVLSAIRLIGEWQVAPVALSVVAIALLLALARWTPRLPGPLIVVALAAAVTWAGDLGDSGVRLVGAVPSGLPEPRLPGVDGSDIGLLALAALGVALVGYTDTVLTARAFAGRGERIDPDREFLVLGLSNVSAGVLQGFPISSSGSRTALAEAAGARSQVYSLAAAVAILATLLFAGPLLSTFPIPALGALIVYAALRLIELSEFRRIASFRRSELLLALATTVGVIALDVLYGVLVAVALSVLDILRRVARPHDGILGYVPGIAGMHDIDDYPDARPVPGLVVYRYDSPLFFANANDFRRRALAAVDDAPTPVRWLLLNAEANVEIDITAIDVLDTLREELEARGVVLALVRVKQDLRDDLDAAGFLGRLGSDRVFYTLPTAVEAFHRDTGT
- a CDS encoding ABC transporter permease, which gives rise to MRTVLTVAGASLRRILRDRTALFFIVVLPVVIIVVVGAVVQNPGGFRIGVLDGRRSGLASGLVDELKAAGPLHTMTDEAAARTALRRGELDAVVLIPAGLDASLLAGDEVRIPVLAGGAESTQAAVRSAVGAAVARHAERVQAAAFAARMTGTTAAQQLPKATALQPVTPRIGISTENVATGSDFLPLGFSYSAPTMLVVFVFINALAGGAAIVQTRQLGIYSRAQAAPIRVRSLVLGEALCYLTFSVLQSVLIVAVGALLFGVSWGDPLAAATLIGSWALVGTGAGMLAGAVFKTPDQASAIGPVIGIAFGMLGGCMWPLAIVPDAVRTLGHVTPHAWAVDAWITVLSRDGGVVDIATNLAVLAAFTVGMLALAAVLLQRRLTS
- a CDS encoding ABC transporter permease, whose translation is MYAALVIAAKDLRQRFRDRSALVLGFVAPIAVAALMSFAFSGVENFHADVALVDNDRGQIAAALRTALTGPELSEVLTIRDAGDEAEARRLIGDGDVGAAFVVPRGFSAAAVGDEPVGLRVLADPDEPLQAEVARAVADAYVTQLNADRLSVHTALAAGVSRSRSDELAAAVAGLRLPESVEARPTGYRQLTTASYYAPAMGILFVLFAIGFTARSYFAEARTGTLERIAAAPVRRGAVLLGKSLAVFVYSVASLGTLAVVSSLAFGARWGPVLPAAALIIALSAVLVAFTALVVAVAGTERQADGIASMVTFALLLLGGNFVLVSQAPETLRTLALLTPNGWALRGFTDLATGAAATSAIQPVLIILGMAGALGAVAALVIRWRSE